A window of the Tunturibacter empetritectus genome harbors these coding sequences:
- a CDS encoding flagellar hook protein FlgE, whose amino-acid sequence MGNFSIALSGLEADTTALNTIGNNLANLNTTAYKGQTTSFEDLFHQQLGESGAGDPIQVGSGTKVGSTSTDFSEGTLLPDANGNTSDMALDGNGFFIVEQNGQQSLTRAGNFTVGNSGSLTTQDGQFVLGYPAVNGVVNTNTNPQPITLPVGATEGAQATQNFSVTANLNSGATVGTTFSTPLEVFDSLGQSHQATITYDKTATNSWSYSIALPAGDATGTPVNNTGTLTFDSSGNLTSPTNTVSGISFPGMADGAANLTFNWNLNGSGSSPLVTQLASASSNGNTPQDGFASGNYTGFTVDPSGVIQAKFSNGNSETIGQVAVANVANVQGLVSVGGNNFQTTGASGQAVAGVAGTGGRGVVDDSTLEQSNVNISTEFSNLIVAQRAFEANSKTVTTFDTISQDVIAMVR is encoded by the coding sequence ATGGGAAATTTTTCGATTGCACTGTCAGGATTGGAAGCCGATACGACGGCGCTGAACACGATTGGCAACAATCTGGCAAACCTTAACACAACCGCCTACAAAGGACAGACGACTTCGTTTGAAGATCTGTTCCACCAGCAGCTTGGGGAGTCAGGTGCGGGCGATCCGATCCAGGTTGGATCAGGAACGAAGGTTGGTTCGACGTCGACTGATTTTAGTGAAGGAACACTTTTGCCAGATGCGAATGGAAACACGAGCGATATGGCTCTGGATGGAAATGGCTTTTTCATTGTGGAGCAGAACGGTCAACAGTCTCTGACCAGAGCCGGTAACTTTACGGTTGGCAATAGCGGCAGTCTGACTACGCAGGACGGTCAATTTGTGCTGGGCTATCCGGCCGTAAACGGAGTGGTGAACACGAACACCAATCCACAGCCGATCACACTTCCAGTAGGCGCAACCGAGGGAGCACAGGCAACGCAGAATTTTTCGGTGACAGCAAATCTGAATTCAGGAGCGACTGTCGGCACAACCTTTTCAACTCCGCTGGAGGTATTCGATTCCCTTGGACAGAGCCATCAGGCGACGATCACCTATGATAAGACCGCGACCAATTCATGGAGTTACTCGATTGCGCTACCCGCCGGTGATGCGACCGGAACTCCAGTGAACAATACGGGGACATTGACCTTCGATTCCAGCGGAAATCTGACGTCACCGACCAACACAGTGAGTGGGATCAGCTTCCCAGGAATGGCAGATGGGGCAGCGAATCTTACCTTCAACTGGAACCTGAATGGAAGTGGGTCAAGCCCGTTGGTCACGCAGCTGGCTTCGGCGAGCAGCAATGGCAATACCCCGCAGGACGGCTTCGCGAGTGGAAACTATACGGGATTCACTGTTGATCCCAGCGGGGTGATCCAAGCCAAGTTTAGCAACGGCAACTCGGAGACAATCGGCCAGGTGGCGGTGGCGAACGTTGCCAACGTGCAGGGATTAGTATCGGTCGGGGGGAATAACTTCCAGACGACTGGGGCTTCGGGGCAGGCGGTTGCAGGAGTGGCCGGAACTGGTGGGCGCGGCGTGGTCGATGACAGTACGCTCGAGCAGTCCAATGTCAACATCTCAACAGAGTTCTCTAATCTGATTGTCGCGCAAAGGGCGTTTGAGGCCAACTCGAAGACGGTGACGACCTTCGATACGATCTCGCAGGATGTGATTGCAATGGTTCGGTAA
- a CDS encoding flagellar basal body-associated FliL family protein, producing MATSPTVLAGASSAAPPDSSPASVAAPVEAKFPLIPLLIAVVVGVLVATLAVSGVGYYLARTGRLSGREGAALKTEVAAPIATHSMVLEPLLVNLADASGSSYLRVAMTLRVADATEGKEAKPTEEKPKEGKENSGDVAAVRDTMLTVLGRQTADRLLAVDGKEQLKAELKAALAEHNADLKVMDVFFTDFLVQR from the coding sequence ATGGCTACTTCACCTACAGTACTTGCCGGCGCCTCTTCTGCGGCTCCTCCGGATTCCTCTCCCGCTTCGGTAGCGGCTCCGGTGGAAGCCAAGTTTCCGCTCATTCCCTTATTGATCGCTGTGGTGGTGGGAGTTCTCGTCGCTACGTTGGCTGTCAGCGGGGTTGGGTACTACCTGGCGCGGACTGGGCGACTCTCGGGGCGAGAGGGTGCGGCTCTTAAGACTGAAGTTGCTGCTCCGATTGCGACTCATTCGATGGTGCTGGAGCCGCTGCTGGTGAACCTGGCGGATGCGAGTGGGAGTTCCTACCTGCGGGTGGCGATGACTCTGCGAGTGGCTGACGCCACGGAGGGCAAAGAGGCCAAGCCCACGGAAGAGAAGCCCAAAGAAGGCAAGGAGAACAGTGGCGACGTAGCCGCGGTGCGCGACACGATGCTGACGGTGTTGGGGAGACAGACGGCGGATCGGTTGTTGGCTGTCGATGGAAAGGAACAGCTAAAGGCCGAGTTGAAAGCTGCGTTGGCAGAACACAACGCTGATTTGAAGGTGATGGATGTATTCTTCACCGATTTTCTGGTTCAGCGCTAA
- the fliP gene encoding flagellar type III secretion system pore protein FliP (The bacterial flagellar biogenesis protein FliP forms a type III secretion system (T3SS)-type pore required for flagellar assembly.) has product MSRFRWLGLALAGLAMALPAVHARAESSMIVAAVMAPESFWVKKPAGGSTAGHDQSASKSGRTGVKAHGLGSSANVGVASGAKKNDSITSELAGGKSVPWSIVVGLTLLTLLPALLLSMTPMVRLLVVFHFLRQALGTQTAPSNQILMGLALMMTWFLMQPVLLEVEQSAVAPYSAGTITGEQALDLGVAPVKRYMLRYAREKDLAVFASAGMAVRPNKREDLPIQVVIPAYILSELKAGFQIGAILFLPFLLVDLVVASITTSIGMMQLPPVVISTPLKILLFVMIDGWSLLADQLIKSFRVAR; this is encoded by the coding sequence GTGAGCCGATTTCGTTGGCTGGGGTTGGCTCTGGCCGGGTTGGCGATGGCTTTGCCTGCAGTTCATGCTCGCGCAGAGAGCTCGATGATAGTGGCTGCTGTTATGGCGCCGGAGTCATTCTGGGTCAAGAAGCCCGCAGGAGGCTCGACTGCGGGGCATGACCAGTCTGCTTCAAAGAGTGGCAGAACTGGTGTGAAGGCGCACGGGCTGGGTTCGAGTGCGAATGTGGGTGTAGCTTCGGGGGCGAAGAAGAACGATTCGATTACGTCGGAGCTTGCGGGAGGCAAGAGCGTTCCGTGGTCGATCGTGGTTGGGCTGACGTTGTTGACGCTGCTGCCAGCACTGCTTTTGTCGATGACACCGATGGTGCGGCTGCTGGTGGTGTTTCACTTTTTGCGGCAGGCGCTGGGGACACAGACAGCGCCTTCTAACCAGATCCTAATGGGGCTGGCGCTGATGATGACGTGGTTCCTTATGCAGCCAGTTTTGCTGGAGGTAGAGCAGAGTGCGGTTGCTCCTTACAGTGCGGGGACTATTACGGGCGAGCAGGCACTGGATCTCGGCGTCGCTCCGGTGAAGCGTTACATGCTCCGTTATGCGCGGGAGAAAGATCTTGCGGTGTTTGCCTCTGCAGGGATGGCTGTGCGGCCGAACAAGAGAGAGGACCTGCCGATTCAGGTGGTGATTCCGGCTTACATCTTGAGCGAGTTGAAGGCTGGATTTCAGATTGGCGCGATCTTGTTTTTACCGTTCCTGCTGGTGGACTTGGTGGTGGCGAGCATTACGACCTCAATCGGCATGATGCAGTTGCCGCCGGTTGTGATCTCGACGCCGTTGAAGATTCTGCTCTTCGTGATGATCGACGGTTGGAGTCTGCTGGCAGATCAGCTGATTAAGAGTTTTAGGGTGGCGCGTTAG
- a CDS encoding FliM/FliN family flagellar motor C-terminal domain-containing protein, with product MTGTELAVLGAEGVGMTGLGLVKTTPAAPWMARIETHPSWETLSQLRIAMRVGVALNRFRVRDLLTLKVGQVLESVSPETEDVPLMVGQVQLGWSEFEVVDQRMGLRLTRLG from the coding sequence ATGACGGGGACGGAGCTTGCGGTACTTGGTGCAGAGGGGGTGGGGATGACGGGTCTGGGTCTGGTAAAGACGACGCCGGCCGCACCGTGGATGGCACGGATTGAGACACATCCCTCATGGGAGACGCTGTCGCAGCTGCGGATCGCGATGCGGGTTGGAGTGGCTTTGAACCGATTCAGGGTGCGGGACCTGCTGACATTGAAGGTGGGGCAGGTCCTTGAAAGCGTCTCGCCTGAGACCGAAGACGTGCCGCTGATGGTTGGTCAGGTGCAACTGGGTTGGAGCGAGTTCGAGGTCGTCGATCAGCGTATGGGACTTCGATTGACTCGGCTTGGATAA
- a CDS encoding FliI/YscN family ATPase — protein MSDDLQGAIGGNANGLGTYMTQLANRPAWRWSGRVVEANGQTLEAEGPLCSVGECCEIVDSEGQRHRAEVIGFRGRHVLAMPLKETQGIRYGDAVLAMGVTPQIAVGTEMEGRIVDALGDPLDGLPTLRAVEMWPLDGTVPHPMEREPIRESLQTGLRVLDGMLTVGRGQRVGIFGGSGVGKSTLIGMMTRNTAADITVVGLVGERGREVREFMEDSLGEEGRKRSVVVVSTSDQSPLLRMRAAMAATAVAEFYAAQGKHVLLVLDSLMRYAMAARELGLAAGEPPASKGYTPSVFAKLAKLVERAGNFRKGSITAFYTVLMEGDDQQDPVVDAVRSLLDGHVVLSRSMAASGWYPPVNVLDSLSRLMPAVTMPEHRAQASTVRRLLAAYARSEDLIRIGAYKPGTDEDLDRAMRAMPVLRAFLEQGSDERVTMQESVARLNAMEL, from the coding sequence ATGAGCGACGACTTACAGGGTGCGATAGGTGGGAACGCGAACGGGCTGGGGACTTACATGACGCAGCTGGCGAATCGTCCGGCGTGGCGGTGGAGCGGGCGCGTGGTGGAGGCGAATGGACAGACGTTGGAGGCTGAGGGACCGCTGTGTTCGGTGGGGGAGTGCTGCGAGATTGTTGACAGCGAGGGGCAGAGACACAGGGCGGAGGTGATCGGATTTCGCGGGCGGCATGTGCTGGCGATGCCTTTGAAGGAGACGCAGGGAATTCGATATGGAGACGCGGTGCTTGCAATGGGGGTAACACCGCAGATTGCTGTGGGGACGGAGATGGAGGGAAGGATCGTCGATGCGCTGGGGGATCCCCTTGATGGCTTGCCGACGCTTAGGGCAGTTGAGATGTGGCCGCTTGATGGCACAGTGCCACACCCGATGGAGCGTGAACCTATTCGAGAGTCGCTGCAGACAGGGCTTCGGGTGCTGGATGGGATGCTGACGGTTGGGCGCGGGCAGAGGGTGGGAATCTTTGGTGGCTCGGGTGTGGGCAAGAGCACTTTGATCGGGATGATGACGCGGAATACGGCGGCTGATATTACGGTGGTTGGGCTGGTGGGAGAGCGCGGGCGCGAGGTGCGGGAGTTTATGGAGGACTCGCTGGGAGAGGAAGGACGCAAGCGATCGGTGGTAGTGGTTTCGACTTCGGATCAGAGCCCGCTACTGCGGATGCGGGCGGCGATGGCGGCGACTGCGGTGGCGGAGTTCTACGCTGCGCAGGGGAAGCATGTTCTGCTGGTGCTGGATTCGTTGATGCGGTATGCGATGGCGGCGCGAGAGCTTGGGCTTGCGGCGGGGGAGCCACCGGCGAGCAAAGGGTATACGCCGTCGGTGTTTGCCAAGCTGGCGAAGCTGGTGGAGCGGGCGGGGAACTTTCGCAAGGGTAGCATCACGGCGTTCTACACAGTGCTGATGGAGGGCGACGATCAGCAGGATCCGGTGGTGGACGCGGTGCGATCGCTGCTCGATGGGCATGTGGTGCTGTCTCGGTCGATGGCGGCGAGTGGATGGTATCCACCGGTGAACGTGCTGGATTCGCTGAGCCGGTTGATGCCTGCGGTGACGATGCCGGAGCATCGGGCACAGGCTTCGACGGTGCGGAGACTGCTGGCGGCTTATGCGCGGTCGGAGGATCTGATTCGTATTGGAGCTTACAAGCCGGGGACAGATGAAGATCTGGATCGGGCTATGCGGGCGATGCCTGTGCTGCGCGCGTTTCTTGAGCAGGGAAGCGACGAGCGCGTGACGATGCAGGAGAGTGTGGCACGACTGAATGCGATGGAGTTATAG
- a CDS encoding flagellar hook capping FlgD N-terminal domain-containing protein: MDWSNITSIVGAGVGSGSSAAGTVASALAPRNAAVKATPKADSSSPASGSNSSSAANSDITSQDFLTLLVSELQNQDPTQPTDPNQYITQLAQVNSLEQLISINQGIGTLDGAVSPSSSSGSSGSGSGSGASSNAVAAVASANVATSLQSIRGQNAIWGGSATS, from the coding sequence ATGGATTGGTCAAACATAACTTCGATTGTAGGGGCAGGTGTAGGGTCCGGGAGTTCAGCGGCGGGAACGGTGGCTTCGGCACTGGCTCCGCGAAACGCAGCGGTAAAAGCGACACCAAAGGCAGACAGCAGCAGTCCGGCGAGCGGGAGCAACAGCAGTTCCGCGGCTAACTCGGATATTACGTCGCAGGACTTTCTCACTCTGCTGGTGAGCGAGCTGCAGAACCAGGATCCTACGCAGCCTACGGATCCGAACCAGTACATCACGCAGCTGGCACAGGTTAATAGCCTTGAACAGTTGATCTCGATTAACCAGGGAATCGGGACTCTTGATGGTGCAGTGTCTCCGAGTTCTAGTTCAGGCTCTTCAGGATCCGGTTCAGGGTCTGGGGCGAGTTCGAATGCAGTGGCTGCGGTTGCGAGTGCGAACGTTGCAACGAGTTTGCAGTCGATTCGAGGACAGAACGCGATATGGGGCGGCTCGGCTACAAGCTAA
- a CDS encoding flagellar biosynthetic protein FliR: protein MKREVSGLMADWPQYLSAAVLVMVRLSGLMVFAPVFSSSAIAPRIKAGFVFAMTILLAPAVATVPGARAVLDGRALLGELSVGLLFGLSLMLLNEALTFAGTLLGLQFSFSLVNLLDPNSMIETAVLGQMLSWLGVLVIIGSGLDRSLLAAVVRSFSAVPVGQAVMQAKTGVALAMMASGIFLAGVQLAAPVMAAALAVEVTIALVARLSPQLPSIVISVPIKTMVSYVVLIASLAVWPGWIERHFTALLDAAAKMLVRA from the coding sequence ATGAAACGTGAAGTAAGTGGGTTGATGGCGGATTGGCCGCAGTACCTGTCGGCGGCGGTTCTGGTGATGGTGCGGTTGAGCGGGCTGATGGTCTTCGCTCCCGTGTTCTCCTCTTCGGCGATTGCGCCTCGGATCAAGGCTGGGTTTGTGTTTGCGATGACGATTCTGCTGGCGCCCGCGGTGGCGACGGTTCCGGGCGCACGTGCCGTGCTTGATGGAAGGGCGCTGCTGGGTGAGTTGAGCGTGGGTCTGCTGTTTGGACTTTCGCTGATGTTGTTGAACGAGGCGTTGACCTTTGCGGGAACGCTGCTGGGGTTGCAGTTCAGCTTCTCGCTGGTGAATCTGCTGGACCCGAACTCGATGATTGAGACCGCGGTATTGGGGCAGATGCTGAGCTGGCTCGGGGTGCTTGTGATCATCGGCTCGGGTCTTGACCGGAGCCTGCTGGCCGCAGTGGTGAGGAGCTTTTCTGCGGTTCCTGTGGGACAGGCCGTAATGCAGGCAAAGACCGGAGTGGCACTGGCCATGATGGCGAGTGGAATCTTTCTGGCTGGGGTGCAGTTGGCTGCTCCTGTGATGGCTGCTGCGTTGGCAGTGGAGGTAACTATTGCACTGGTGGCACGGCTGTCGCCGCAGTTGCCTTCGATTGTGATCAGTGTCCCGATCAAGACGATGGTGTCGTATGTGGTCTTGATCGCGAGCCTTGCGGTATGGCCCGGATGGATTGAGCGGCACTTCACGGCGCTGCTGGATGCGGCGGCAAAGATGCTGGTGCGGGCATGA
- a CDS encoding flagellar biosynthetic protein FliO yields the protein MRLWQGVRPGSLEGASVPEVAGLAGWLLALVHGWRGQGECKQKQLQLVETLSLGGKRQLMLVRCAGESFLVGGSFDSVEMIVRLRAETSPDHTTDRMEERCV from the coding sequence ATGCGGCTTTGGCAGGGTGTGAGACCGGGAAGTTTGGAGGGAGCGTCGGTACCCGAGGTGGCTGGGCTTGCGGGATGGTTGCTGGCGCTAGTGCATGGGTGGCGTGGACAAGGAGAGTGTAAGCAGAAGCAGCTTCAGCTGGTGGAGACGTTGTCGCTTGGCGGAAAGCGGCAGCTGATGCTGGTGAGGTGTGCGGGGGAGAGCTTTCTGGTTGGAGGCAGCTTCGATAGCGTGGAGATGATCGTGCGGTTGAGGGCTGAGACATCGCCAGACCATACGACGGACAGGATGGAGGAGCGATGCGTGTAG
- the fliG gene encoding flagellar motor switch protein FliG produces MGTAMQFSGAETMRQNPLLLTPESGFMPADIPGLRKAAILMVAIGDELAKTLFQSLSENDVRRVTEEITRLGDVPAAQLTQVLTEFYGLLETQQYMVRGGPEYALKLLTEAFGAMRAEELLLQVKKIRERTNGDMAMLQSMDAQHLSKFLENEHSQTVALVLAHLDAKRGSTVLMNLHGAMRVDVVRRLAEMRQFSPEMAQTVAMALHKRMEKMGSSGRKSYSGFKAVAELLNRLDQGESREILEEIEQNEPKVAIGIRELMFVFEDLCTVPAESIREFVSSADKKVLAMALKGGKDNVKAHLLKAMSSRAVDMLKEDMEVMGPVRMRDVNAAQQELLALARQLESEGRMILKMEVDDDLAV; encoded by the coding sequence ATGGGGACAGCGATGCAGTTTTCAGGGGCAGAGACGATGCGGCAGAATCCGTTGCTGTTGACACCGGAGTCGGGGTTTATGCCGGCAGATATTCCAGGGCTGCGTAAGGCTGCGATTCTTATGGTAGCGATCGGAGATGAGCTGGCGAAGACACTCTTTCAGAGCCTTTCTGAGAACGATGTTCGCCGGGTGACTGAAGAGATCACGCGGTTGGGAGACGTCCCGGCGGCGCAGTTAACACAGGTGCTGACGGAGTTCTATGGGCTGCTGGAGACTCAGCAGTATATGGTCCGCGGTGGTCCGGAGTATGCGCTGAAGCTGCTGACGGAGGCCTTTGGCGCAATGCGCGCGGAGGAACTGCTGCTACAGGTGAAGAAGATTCGCGAGCGCACGAACGGCGACATGGCGATGCTGCAGAGCATGGACGCGCAACACCTGAGCAAGTTTCTGGAGAATGAACACTCGCAGACGGTCGCGCTGGTGCTGGCGCATCTGGATGCCAAGCGAGGCTCGACGGTGTTGATGAATCTGCACGGCGCAATGCGCGTGGATGTGGTGCGGCGGCTGGCGGAGATGCGGCAGTTCTCGCCGGAGATGGCGCAGACGGTTGCGATGGCGCTGCATAAGCGGATGGAGAAGATGGGGTCGAGCGGACGGAAGTCGTACTCGGGCTTCAAGGCGGTCGCTGAGCTGTTGAATCGTCTGGACCAGGGCGAGAGCCGCGAGATTCTGGAAGAGATTGAACAGAACGAGCCGAAGGTGGCGATTGGAATACGGGAGCTGATGTTTGTGTTCGAAGATCTTTGCACGGTGCCGGCGGAGAGCATTCGCGAGTTTGTAAGCTCGGCCGACAAAAAGGTGCTTGCGATGGCGCTGAAGGGCGGAAAGGACAATGTGAAGGCTCATTTGCTCAAGGCGATGAGTTCGCGCGCCGTCGATATGTTGAAGGAGGACATGGAGGTGATGGGACCGGTGCGGATGCGAGACGTCAACGCGGCCCAGCAGGAATTGCTGGCTCTGGCGAGGCAGCTCGAGAGCGAGGGCAGGATGATTCTGAAGATGGAGGTGGATGATGATCTCGCCGTCTGA
- a CDS encoding flagellar biosynthetic protein FliQ, with the protein MGPDQTVEIMRRVLIEAMLLSTPLLVTAALVSLAVSLLQTLTSVQEQTLTAVPRLVVVFVITVAVLPWMVHRLVGFTVRLFTDFHRYLG; encoded by the coding sequence ATGGGGCCGGACCAGACAGTTGAGATTATGCGGCGGGTGTTGATTGAGGCGATGCTTCTGAGCACGCCGTTGCTGGTGACGGCGGCTCTGGTGAGCCTTGCGGTGAGTTTGCTTCAGACGCTCACCAGCGTGCAGGAGCAGACGCTGACCGCAGTTCCGAGATTGGTGGTGGTCTTTGTCATCACCGTAGCGGTGCTGCCGTGGATGGTGCATCGGCTGGTGGGCTTCACGGTGCGTTTGTTCACCGACTTTCACAGGTACCTGGGATAG
- a CDS encoding FliH/SctL family protein, giving the protein MMISPSENTGAEAGRSTAVGLPERLMKPGARNVSRLEFYPLDRLEPVAEIVAEDKIVDVEALLKEEEALDGRLRSHAEQVSAQVEEARSEAVAEARLVWGAELDKRIAQERSRLQKIEEEFRQERTRYFAGVEGEVVRLALAVAARVLHREVKLDPLLLTGVVRVALEKVAKDSAVVLRVPVDEIEMWQGTFAAHQGAAMKLVEDERLKAGECVLETNVGRVELGVSAQLGEIERGFFDLMQQRPA; this is encoded by the coding sequence ATGATGATCTCGCCGTCTGAGAACACTGGCGCAGAGGCTGGCCGCAGCACTGCGGTGGGGTTGCCCGAGAGGTTGATGAAACCCGGTGCGAGAAACGTGTCGCGACTTGAGTTTTATCCGTTAGATCGGCTGGAGCCCGTTGCGGAGATCGTGGCAGAGGACAAGATTGTTGATGTAGAGGCTTTGCTGAAGGAAGAAGAGGCACTCGACGGACGGCTGCGATCGCACGCGGAGCAGGTGTCGGCACAGGTTGAAGAAGCGCGGAGTGAGGCGGTGGCTGAGGCTCGTCTTGTGTGGGGGGCCGAGCTTGACAAGAGGATTGCGCAGGAGCGTTCGCGGCTGCAAAAGATTGAAGAGGAGTTTCGCCAGGAACGGACGAGATACTTTGCCGGGGTGGAGGGCGAGGTGGTTCGGTTGGCGCTGGCTGTCGCTGCGCGGGTGCTGCATCGCGAGGTGAAGCTCGATCCACTTCTGTTGACGGGTGTAGTAAGAGTGGCGCTCGAGAAGGTTGCAAAGGATAGTGCGGTGGTGCTGCGCGTCCCTGTGGACGAGATTGAGATGTGGCAGGGGACGTTTGCTGCGCATCAGGGTGCCGCTATGAAGCTGGTGGAAGATGAGCGGCTAAAGGCTGGCGAGTGCGTGCTCGAAACGAATGTTGGCAGAGTGGAGCTGGGTGTAAGCGCGCAGTTGGGGGAAATTGAGCGAGGCTTCTTCGATCTAATGCAGCAGAGGCCGGCATGA
- the fliF gene encoding flagellar basal-body MS-ring/collar protein FliF, whose product MAETEQVGGAGMQRAGEAGAGVAGGTPLEKTQAMVTAMREQLMAMPAAKRTWLIAAGVFLAAVCAGMVWFAGRPDWRVLFSGLDGKDVQQVSQELAAAGIPYETTADGAGVQVPSDMLDKARMEVAAKGMPQTGRLGFELFDKPNWVGSEFDERVNYQRALEGELEHTIGTLGVVKSARVHLVLPQPSLFTAEEKVAKASVVLKLKRDALNPEQADAIRSLVAGSVENLSTDQVTLVDADGRVNFKPHSSNASEADAEQAMEAKLVAMLEPLAGRNNVRATVNVSYDEGSEERTDEVYDPTEVATLSMQKSEQTSTGRGGPSGVPGTASNSPGASPEGAVAGSQVAAAPGTPPLLQKQGQSLPVYPQQSGAQGQSIHQENETYGVTKHLMHMEKGPGRVRRVSAAVVVNDRSITEGAGKLEHVVWKPRSAEEMHRLEELAQAAVGYDARRGDQVVMQNVSFSTNTPEVKPPTMDRLMDQVRGFLHTQPGLMRTAVIGLCGVLLVLFVLRPVATQMTAALREPMLLPTEAGHVGINAVDEEQLLPPSESIDERSLPRVRNKTYQLQQGIFEQVSEHIRREPGQSTRLIEAWIGTSEERS is encoded by the coding sequence TACACCGCTCGAGAAGACGCAGGCGATGGTCACGGCGATGCGTGAGCAGCTGATGGCGATGCCTGCTGCGAAGAGGACGTGGCTGATCGCGGCTGGAGTTTTTCTGGCGGCTGTGTGCGCTGGGATGGTCTGGTTCGCCGGGCGTCCAGATTGGCGCGTGCTGTTCAGCGGGTTGGATGGGAAGGACGTGCAGCAGGTTTCGCAGGAGCTTGCAGCCGCGGGAATTCCATATGAGACGACGGCGGATGGTGCAGGGGTGCAGGTGCCGTCGGATATGTTGGATAAGGCTCGGATGGAGGTCGCGGCGAAGGGGATGCCGCAGACGGGGCGACTGGGCTTTGAGTTGTTCGATAAGCCGAACTGGGTGGGAAGCGAGTTCGATGAGCGAGTGAACTATCAACGGGCTCTGGAGGGTGAACTCGAACACACGATTGGGACGCTGGGTGTGGTGAAGTCGGCGCGGGTGCACCTAGTACTGCCACAGCCTTCGCTGTTTACCGCTGAAGAGAAGGTGGCGAAGGCTTCGGTGGTGTTGAAGCTTAAGAGGGATGCGCTCAATCCTGAGCAAGCAGATGCGATTCGTAGTCTCGTTGCGGGATCAGTGGAGAACCTGAGCACAGACCAGGTGACGCTGGTGGATGCAGATGGGCGCGTGAACTTCAAGCCGCATTCGAGCAATGCGTCTGAAGCGGATGCAGAGCAGGCAATGGAGGCGAAGCTGGTTGCGATGCTGGAGCCCCTGGCTGGGCGTAACAATGTGCGCGCCACAGTGAATGTGAGTTACGACGAGGGGAGTGAGGAGCGGACCGACGAGGTCTACGACCCGACGGAGGTGGCGACGCTGAGTATGCAGAAGAGCGAACAGACTTCGACAGGACGGGGAGGGCCTTCAGGTGTGCCTGGGACGGCAAGTAACTCGCCTGGCGCGTCGCCTGAGGGTGCGGTGGCAGGATCGCAGGTGGCCGCCGCGCCGGGTACTCCGCCGCTGCTGCAGAAGCAGGGTCAGTCGCTGCCGGTGTATCCGCAGCAGAGTGGAGCCCAGGGACAGAGCATTCACCAGGAGAATGAAACCTATGGAGTTACAAAACATCTGATGCATATGGAGAAGGGTCCGGGCCGGGTGCGGCGTGTGTCGGCTGCGGTGGTGGTGAACGATCGGAGCATAACTGAAGGTGCGGGCAAGTTGGAGCATGTGGTGTGGAAGCCGCGGAGTGCGGAGGAGATGCATCGGCTGGAGGAGCTGGCGCAGGCTGCGGTTGGCTACGATGCGCGACGCGGCGACCAGGTGGTAATGCAGAACGTGAGCTTCAGCACGAACACGCCTGAGGTAAAGCCGCCGACGATGGACAGGTTGATGGACCAGGTACGCGGGTTTCTGCACACGCAGCCAGGACTGATGCGAACGGCGGTGATTGGGCTCTGCGGCGTGCTGCTGGTGCTGTTTGTGCTGCGGCCAGTTGCGACACAGATGACTGCGGCGTTGCGTGAACCGATGTTGCTGCCAACCGAGGCCGGACACGTTGGGATCAACGCAGTCGATGAGGAGCAACTTCTGCCGCCGAGCGAATCGATCGATGAGAGGTCTCTACCGCGAGTGAGGAATAAGACCTATCAACTACAGCAGGGAATCTTTGAGCAGGTGTCGGAGCACATTCGACGGGAGCCGGGGCAGAGCACGCGGTTGATTGAGGCATGGATTGGGACGTCTGAGGAGAGGTCGTAA